From the bacterium genome, the window TCTCAAATTCCAGGGGCGCCTTCACCTCTTCGGGTTCGACGCCCGCTTCCAAACCGTCGAAAAGCGCTTCAACCGTCTTTTTAAGCCTGCGGGATTCCTCAAGGATGATGTTGACGAACTTCTGCCGGGTGGCCGAATCCCTGTCGGGGTGGGCGGCCAGTATCTCGGCGGAAGACATAATCGCCGTAAGGGGGGTTCTAAGCTCGTGCTGGAGCACGCCTCTGGCGACCTCGGAGGAGGCCGCGCCGCGCAGGGTGGGACGGGGGGAAATTCTTGCGGGTTCTTTGGGAGAAGGAGCCATGCCGCTCCACTTCTCCGCGAGCATCGTGTAGCGGGAGCAGTTCTGGTGGCGGCCGTTGCAGAAGCGGACCATCGTCTCTACGTCGTGAACCGAAGAATCGGGACCGCCGACGTCGCACCACCCCTCGCGGCCGAAGAAGCGGCACACCGCCCCTTTCGCCGTTTTTGCTTCGCTGGTTGTAGAAGAGTTCGCCGTGGCCAATTTCATTCCTCCCAAGCGCATTCGCTTTCGCTATAGGAGTATTACAAGAGCCGTGCCACGGTTTTAAAACGCCATTTAATAATTTATTATCCTTTATTTACAGATACTTATGCCTTGTCGTGTGCAAGGGCTGAAAAACTGCTGTTTCGCATTTTGGCGAAATATTAAAAAAGCCCCGTCAACTTGAAACCGGCGGGGCAATATTATTTTATTAAGTTATTTCGGTGAGTTACTGAACTTTTCGCAAACCGGCGAGTAGGAGAAGAGGTTTTTCGCAAAACTGCGAATCATTCTGGCTTTTTCACCCCGTCACCTACGCTCAACCCAACCGGCTGCGGACTAAAAGTTTTTTTAACACGAAGCCAAAGTACGCTCATGCGCATCAAAAAAACTTGAAATAGCGCTAGTTTGCAAAGAACAGGCAAGGAGGTTGCAAGATGAAGGTGGAAATAATCCGGTGCCAGCAAACAGAGGATATTTGCCCCGGAACGATGGACTTCACGGTTGCGGCCGGAGGTCAAAAGGCGTTCGAGGAGACCGGGCCGGTGGAGATCATGGGGTTCGTGTCCTGTGGCGGGTGTCCGGGAAAGAGGGCGGTCGCCAGGGCCAAAATGCTTGTGGACCGGGGCGCGGAAGCGGTTGTTCTTGCATCGTGCATAGGCAAAGGCACCCCGATGGGGTTTCCCTGCCCGCACTTCTCACAGATGGCGGATGCAATCCGTAGACGGTTGGGGTCCGAAGCAAGACTAATTGACTGGACACACTGACCGAGAGGGCCGCGCCGGTCTTTTTCGGTCGTCGCGCAGTTGTGGGCGGGCAAAACCCGTCCTGCGCTACTAAACAAAACCTCTAATACTCGCTCCCGTCTTCATCCGCTTCATCTTCGATGGCGGCCTCTTCGTCGCCCTCCTCGAACGCTCCTTCGGGGGCGCAGGCGCTAAGTTCTCGTTTTTCTTTCCAGGCGGAGTAGCCGACCCAGAGGAAGTAGACGGTGAAAACGGCGATCACCACTGATTCGGCTATCCAGAAGGGAGCCCCGGCGAGGGGAAAGCCGAGCTTCTTGAAGATGACGACGGGGGCGAGAACGCCGATGACGAGTCCGGGAACGCCCATGACGACGCGGATTTTCGCGACCTTTACGGGGTCGAGCCCGCCGGTGGCGTTTTTCAGGTCAAGGTCAGTAACGGTTTTTCGTCCCAAATTATCTTGTCCTCTCTAAGGTCTTTGGCCGTGCAGGTAAGCCTTTTCAAATTGTCTACCTTGAATTCGAGAAGCAGCCGCCTCTCGCCCACTCTCCCCGGAGGGCTGAGCGGTATCACGAAGGGCTCCGCTATAAGCTCGTGTACGTCGTCGGATCGGGAGGTTACGAAACTTATCTTGCCGTCGTCGCCGATGATTATCTCGCGGCTTCCGATGTCCTCGGTGGATTTTCCGGTGCGGTAAAGCTGGAGGTGAAGCTCGTACTGGCCGTCGTAATAGGTGTTTACGATGTAGCGCGCGGTGGGAAAGCGCGTCGGGTAGCGGGTGTAGCGCTCCACGACCAGCTGGTGGTGGTATTGGCCGGTAATCGGGTCCCTGACCTTCATCGAATAGCTCTGGCGGATCATGTCGTCCGCCGGGCGGTCTACGAGAAAGCCGAGGCCTCCGAGCCCCGCCGCTGTCTCCGGTATCTCTCCGAATATCTTATCCCCGAAATTCTTGACGAGTATGGCGCGGACGGCGGGTATGCGCGTCGCCCCTCCGATGAGGCAGACCTTCTTCACGCTATCCTTATCGATTCCTCTCGCCTGCGCTTCCTCCCAGAGCCTGTCGAGGAGCCTCTGGGTGGTGGCGCCGAGGTCTTCGCGCTGGGCGTACTCGTAGAACTCCTCGTCGGTCATAGAGGTTTCGTGGAGGACGAGTTTCTTTCCCCCGTCATCCCGCAGCCGCTGGCGGTTAAGCTCTTCGATTATTTTCTGCTTTATGTCCGCCGTTCCTACCGGGTACATCGCAGAGGCGCGCACCACGGGAACGGTGTAGGACTCCCGTCCCAGCCAGTGGAACTGGACGAGGCGCGCCCGGATGGAGGAGAAACCGAAATCGAAAAAGACGTTAAGGTCGTCCTTGAAAAGGTCCAACCCGTAGCCGAGCGCGACGGCGGTGTCTTCGTCAACAAGCGATATCGACCGGGCGTCGGAGAGGGTGACCGTCTTGATCCAGTTGACGAACTCCTCGCCCTCGAAGGTCGGGCAGATTATTACGATGTCGAGGTAGGTGCCGGTCTCTTTTTTCAGCCTCCTCACCAGTTCGTTGAGGTAGAGAGAGGCGGCCTCCTTGTGGGTCACCTTTCTGCCCTCGACAAGCTGTCCCAGGGGGGCGGCGTGCATGATGTGGTCCTTGAGGTCGCGGAAGGTCGATTCGAGATCGTACTTTCCCTCGCTCGTGACCTCTTCGCCGATAAAAACCCCCTCCCCCGCGAGGTTTACTATGGAGGGAACCAGCAGCGCGTTAGAACTGAGCGGATGCTCCCTCGCGGCTGTGCGCAGGAGACCGGCCACTTCGAGGTTATCTCCTCCGAAGGTGAGTATGGTGTTGTAGTTGCCGAGGTCGATGGTCAGATTCACTTATAACCCTTTCGCAAATTACAACTTCTCGATTAGAACGATATCGCCGCGCTGCCCGCCGCCCTCCATCCAGACGACGATATCCTTGCACTCGCTCATCAGTTTAACCCTGGCGGAGGAAAATGAACCTAGAATCCTCGCCGCAAGGGGGCCGTCACGGGGAATCGTCGATTCCACGGAGTCAAGCTCGCTGAGGAACCTGTCGTCCTTCCCTTCTATCCACCGGCGGACGCTGCCATCGAGGGAGCGCATGATGAGACGCTGAATTCCGCCCCTGTGGAGCCCCGATTCCGACCAGAAAAGCTCGAACAGAGGCACCGACTCGTCCTCGATGTCGATGAAAAGCTCCCATATCCTCGAAAGCTCCTCCCGTATCGTGGAGTGCGCGTTGCCGAGCGCTTCGAGGAAGGGCCCGAAGCCGCCGTCCTCCAGCGCCGAGAATCTCGTCCTCGGGGAAATGACGGCGGGAAATTTCTTCTGCCCGAGGCGCTCTTTGAGCTTTTCCTGAAGGGATTGCAGATCGACGAGGCCGGATTCGAGGAACCTCCCGACAAGGAGGACGGGATTCAGCTCCGCCGAACGCGATTCCAGCAGGTGCTGCGGGTCCATTATGGCGGTGGCCGCATCCAGCTCGACGTAGCCCGGCATCCGAAGCAGCTTCATTGCGGCTGTCATGAAACTTGTCGAGGGGGAATTCAGCCAGCCCCTTGTCGCGAGGTAGGAGGCGTAGAGATCGTTTCCTTGAACGAGGCCGAGGAGGTCTTTTTCAGCGCTTTCAAGGGTGAACAGGGTTTTGTTCTGCAAAAGGGCGCGAAGCTCGGCCTTTGAGGGATTCTGGCGGAGTTTCACGGCCAGCTCGGCCGCGACAGCCGGATCCTGGCAATTCCGGAGGCCCCTGTAGAGCCAGGAATTCTCCGTTTTGACCTCCTGCTTCCAGAAAACCATCTTTTTCAGCAGCGACCCCGCTTTTGAGCTCTCCATGTTTTTCATGAAGAGGCTGTAGACCTCGGGGCTGTCAAGACTGCTGAGAGGCTCAACCATCCAGGGCTGGAGTTCCTTCGCCGCGACCCGCAAGAGCGGCTCTGGCCCCTGCGGAGCGCCCATCTTCGCATAGGAGATGAAGGCGGCTCTCGAAAGCTCGTGGTTTTTGCCTCCGATAAGCGGCGAAAGCCTCTCGCCGTCCTCCGGATTCCCGATCTTTCCCAGCGCCGTCGCCGCCGCCGCGTCCATCGGCGGCCCCTGCCGAAGCGCCCTGATAAAGAGCGGGCGGGCCTTGGGATAGGCGAGCTTCGCCAGCGCCTCGAACCCCTCCCAGCGTTCGGTGTGGGGAAGTAAAAGCTCCCCGGCCCTTTCGCCGCCGATATTGACGAGGGCGTCGGCAACGGCCGGGAAGAGATAGGGGTCATCGACGCATTTTACGAGAAACTCGAAGTATTTTTCGCTCCGGAGCCTGCTCAGGGCCTCTATGGCTACTCTCGTCACCTTCTCGGGCTTTTTTTCGGGGAGATAGCGCAGGAAATAGCGTTCGGCGTCGGGGTGCCCCATATGGGAGAGGCCGATCATCAGGGAAAATTTTTCGGGGGAATCGGTTTTGAGGGACCACTCGTTCAGCGCTTCCTGAAGCGCCGGGCCGAGGGCGAGCCCCCCCAGAAGAATCGCTACGCGGTTCGCGGTCTGGCAGGCGTGGTAGCGTCTTATCTGATCGGGATAGGCAGGGATTCCCTTGTGGAGAATCTCCTCCAGGAGGTCCCCGAGAGGCCGGTTTATAGTATCCTCCATCAGGACACTACGCTTTATCTTTGATACGCTGGCTCTCCGTGGTCTCCTGCTGGTAGTACTCGGAGGTGAACTCCCTGTCGACCTCACCCCCGAGGAGCCGCTCCATCTCGGCGGTGAGCTGGAGGCACTTTGGCCCCTTGGCGCCGAAGACGGTGAGCTTGACGTTGCCCTTCTCGTCGATTGTTACTTTGATTTCTTCCACGCTAACTTCTCCGCATGGTTAAGTGTAACTCGTTTCCCTGCTTCGTCTCTTCGACCAGCGTGTAGTTGTCGATCTTGAGCTGCTCTTTGACTACCTCGGTAGCGTAACGTCTCGTGACTTCGGCGATAAAGGACTCCTGGCTGATGGATTTGATCATGTCCCAGTCGGCGACCACCTCGTAGGTGTCGCCCGCCTTCCGAAAACCGATGTCGTAGCCGTCCGGGGTGCTGATTCTGAGCTCGACCTCCATCTTCTTGCCCATGTAGCCGCGAATCTTTACCTTGCCCTCCTTGTGCTGGAGGTTGAGTTCGCCAAGAGCCCTCTTGAGGTAAAGCATATCGACGATTCTGGTCTTAACCCTGGTGAAGTGGGACATCAGCTCACTCCTTGTATTCCCGCCGGATTCATTTGTTGTCTTTGTTGGCCCTGCGAGTGCGCTCGGAGGCCCAGTCGCGGAGTTTCTCGATCCTCTCATGCATCAGCTTGCTGATCGGAATGACCTCCTTCACCCCCTGGCAGACGTCCTCGGTGGAGAATTCGCGCTCCCCATCGTCGAAGGCGTTGTACATGGCGTTTATAATCCCCTGCTCTATCTCGGCGCCGGAAAAACCGCTGGTCGCGCCGGCCAGCTTGGGAATGTCGAAGTTCCTGACCACGGGACGCACCTTGGAGAGGTGGACGCGGAAGATCTCGACGCGCTCTTCGTAGTTCGGAAGGTCGACGAAGAATATCTCGTCGAAGCGCCCCTTGCGCATCAGTTCGGGAGGCAGGTTGGCTATGTCGTTGCCGGTGGCGATGACGAAAACCGGCTTGGTCTTCTCCTGCATCCAGGTGAGGAAGGTGCCGAAGACGCGGGCGGAGGTGCCGGAATCCCCGGCGCTGACGACGCTTGAGAAGGCCTTTTCAATCTCGTCGATCCACAGGATGCAGGGCGAGATGGCCTCGGCCAGAAGCAGCGCCTTTCTGATGCGCTCCTCGGATTCGCCCACGAGGCTGCCGAAGACCTTGCCGAGATCCATGCGCAGGAGCGGCAGGCGCCAGAGGGCGGAAGTGGCTTTCGCGGTGAGGCTCTTTCCCGTGCCCTGCACGCCGATTATCAGTATCCCCTTGGGGTCGGGCAGGCCGTATTCCTTGGCCCTGCTGGAAAAGGCCTTGTCGCGCTTTTTCAGCCATTCCTTGAGGTTGTCCAGCCCGCCGATGTCGCTTATCTTTTCCCGCGTGGGGAAAAACTCCAGCACCTCGTCCTTCTTGATTATCTTCTGCTTTTCCGAAAGGACCAGGGTTATCGCCGACTGGTCGATGACCTCGTGCTTGAGGACGGATTTCAGAAAAACCCCCCTCGCCTGATTCTCCGTGAGGCCGAGGGCTGATTTGACCAGTTTCTCCTCCGACTCCTTGTTAAGGTCCACCTTCACCCCTCGCGATTCGCAGAGGGTATGGAGCAGATTTGAAAGGGTGTCGTAATCCGGGAGCGGCAAGAAGACCTGAGGAACGTCGTCGCGAACTTCAAGGGGGAGTTTGAAGAAGGGCGAGAGGAGAATAAGCGTCTTGCGGCTCGCCCGGAGGGAGTAGACCAGATTCCGTAGCATGCGCACTACGACGGGCTCCTCGAAATAGGGGTGGAAATCGAGGATGAGAAAGATGCCCTCGCCCTTGTAGGCTTCTATCCTCTGAAGGGCCGTGAGGGGGTCCATCCTTCCCTCTTCAAGCGGGTTGGCCCCCTCGCCCTCCCTGCGGAAACCCATGACGGAGTTCCAGACGAAGAGGTCTCTGTTTTTAAGATCCCCCGCGACCTGTTTGACAAGGTCCCTCGCCCTCGCCTCCTCTCCGGTTACAAGCGAGATGATAGGCTGACGCGATCTGATCAGTATGTCCAGCTCTTCTCTTATTTCCATCGTTCCCTCAATCGGCGTTTTCGTCTTCGTCGCCTTCGTCCGGGTAGAGGTTCATTACCCGCAGGCGGGCCAGAGTAAAAAAACTTACAACAACGGCGATGGCTATAGCTACCGAGAAATTTCCAACGGAAAGGTCAACCAGCCCCGAACGGTTGAAAAGATAGGAGATGAATCCCAGGGCCACCACCATCAGCGCCGCGACCGGCAAGAGGCAGGAAAAGGTTTCGCAGGC encodes:
- a CDS encoding CGGC domain-containing protein, with protein sequence MKVEIIRCQQTEDICPGTMDFTVAAGGQKAFEETGPVEIMGFVSCGGCPGKRAVARAKMLVDRGAEAVVLASCIGKGTPMGFPCPHFSQMADAIRRRLGSEARLIDWTH
- a CDS encoding HEAT repeat domain-containing protein — protein: MEDTINRPLGDLLEEILHKGIPAYPDQIRRYHACQTANRVAILLGGLALGPALQEALNEWSLKTDSPEKFSLMIGLSHMGHPDAERYFLRYLPEKKPEKVTRVAIEALSRLRSEKYFEFLVKCVDDPYLFPAVADALVNIGGERAGELLLPHTERWEGFEALAKLAYPKARPLFIRALRQGPPMDAAAATALGKIGNPEDGERLSPLIGGKNHELSRAAFISYAKMGAPQGPEPLLRVAAKELQPWMVEPLSSLDSPEVYSLFMKNMESSKAGSLLKKMVFWKQEVKTENSWLYRGLRNCQDPAVAAELAVKLRQNPSKAELRALLQNKTLFTLESAEKDLLGLVQGNDLYASYLATRGWLNSPSTSFMTAAMKLLRMPGYVELDAATAIMDPQHLLESRSAELNPVLLVGRFLESGLVDLQSLQEKLKERLGQKKFPAVISPRTRFSALEDGGFGPFLEALGNAHSTIREELSRIWELFIDIEDESVPLFELFWSESGLHRGGIQRLIMRSLDGSVRRWIEGKDDRFLSELDSVESTIPRDGPLAARILGSFSSARVKLMSECKDIVVWMEGGGQRGDIVLIEKL
- a CDS encoding DUF2997 domain-containing protein, with the protein product MEEIKVTIDEKGNVKLTVFGAKGPKCLQLTAEMERLLGGEVDREFTSEYYQQETTESQRIKDKA
- a CDS encoding DUF1257 domain-containing protein gives rise to the protein MRGSRNSATGPPSALAGPTKTTNESGGNTRSELMSHFTRVKTRIVDMLYLKRALGELNLQHKEGKVKIRGYMGKKMEVELRISTPDGYDIGFRKAGDTYEVVADWDMIKSISQESFIAEVTRRYATEVVKEQLKIDNYTLVEETKQGNELHLTMRRS
- a CDS encoding AAA family ATPase, producing the protein MEIREELDILIRSRQPIISLVTGEEARARDLVKQVAGDLKNRDLFVWNSVMGFRREGEGANPLEEGRMDPLTALQRIEAYKGEGIFLILDFHPYFEEPVVVRMLRNLVYSLRASRKTLILLSPFFKLPLEVRDDVPQVFLPLPDYDTLSNLLHTLCESRGVKVDLNKESEEKLVKSALGLTENQARGVFLKSVLKHEVIDQSAITLVLSEKQKIIKKDEVLEFFPTREKISDIGGLDNLKEWLKKRDKAFSSRAKEYGLPDPKGILIIGVQGTGKSLTAKATSALWRLPLLRMDLGKVFGSLVGESEERIRKALLLAEAISPCILWIDEIEKAFSSVVSAGDSGTSARVFGTFLTWMQEKTKPVFVIATGNDIANLPPELMRKGRFDEIFFVDLPNYEERVEIFRVHLSKVRPVVRNFDIPKLAGATSGFSGAEIEQGIINAMYNAFDDGEREFSTEDVCQGVKEVIPISKLMHERIEKLRDWASERTRRANKDNK